A single window of Flavobacterium sp. 140616W15 DNA harbors:
- a CDS encoding TonB-dependent receptor: MKKFNSSTITSFWMLLLFILPAMVFSQEKSSISGQVFDENGQTAPGVNVVIQGTSQGVSTDADGGYTFLNLSGGTYIILVTNVGYKSTQKSITIKDGENSKNDFHLEAESQSLKEVVVTGSSNPRSKLESSIAITTLGAKAIENRAPISTADILQTIPGFVVETSGGEVGNNLFARGIPSAGAYEYVQIQEDGLAVFEDGALQFANADNWYRLDETVSKMEAVRGGSASIFASNAPGGIVNFISKTGQNEFQGRAKLTVGDYGLFRTDLNLGGALVKDKLFFNVGGFYRADDGIRKTGFTANKGGQVKMNLTYKFDDGGYLRLNYKKLDDRNTFYLPIPLKSNNGKVEGVAGFNPNYGTLTSANFSHLSVPQYGGGTFKADLEDGVHPVVDAIGAEFKKKIADKVTLKNAFRNTKIDLNYNAIYSSGGPWTQDGYATDVQKLASANTGDLSYTYVDNNTALDPNALIMRADHWYIHKQMENFANNLSFNFDLKPVNLTVGYYYSNWKSKQYWNWSNYLVDVTDNPRLVNVNNTASGIAHTWNGIERITWLERDAETKGKLNDFYVDAEIQATENLTFNAGVRYDKNVYSGYRDNARFGAENLGVLDNNTADDAVTTIQGNPYTYWRYDVGELSYTAAGNYKFNENMASYIRYSHGFRSPIEESFYDNAKDLSKLENTFVNQLELGYKYANSFLSVNANLFHMNLKNVAFTDILADGTSENKFADVNNLGLEVETNLRYSIARLNFNFTVQNPEYDNFTGKNADGSTFNFNGNTARRIPKFFCVIRPEVDITKRLSGYVQYSYFDKKYTNQDNKQVLPAFKEVGAGLSYTVNNLRFAVDGTNLFNEIGLTEGNPRQSTSDTDVFLARPILGRAFRFSVAINF, encoded by the coding sequence ATGAAAAAGTTTAATTCTAGCACAATAACCTCATTCTGGATGTTATTGCTATTCATTCTTCCGGCAATGGTTTTTTCACAAGAAAAAAGCAGTATTTCTGGACAAGTATTCGATGAAAACGGGCAAACAGCACCGGGAGTAAATGTTGTTATTCAAGGAACTTCACAAGGAGTGAGTACAGATGCAGATGGAGGATATACATTTCTTAATCTTTCAGGAGGAACTTACATTATTCTAGTTACAAACGTAGGATATAAATCAACTCAAAAAAGTATTACGATTAAGGACGGAGAAAATTCAAAAAACGACTTTCATTTAGAAGCCGAATCACAAAGTTTGAAAGAGGTAGTTGTTACAGGATCGTCAAATCCAAGGTCAAAACTAGAATCGAGTATTGCAATTACGACATTAGGAGCAAAAGCAATCGAAAATAGAGCGCCAATAAGTACAGCAGATATTCTGCAGACTATTCCGGGATTTGTTGTAGAAACATCGGGAGGAGAAGTAGGGAATAACCTTTTTGCAAGAGGGATTCCGTCGGCAGGAGCCTATGAATATGTACAAATACAGGAAGATGGTTTAGCCGTTTTTGAAGATGGAGCTTTGCAATTTGCCAATGCAGATAACTGGTACAGACTAGATGAAACAGTAAGCAAAATGGAAGCCGTTCGAGGAGGTTCAGCATCGATTTTTGCATCGAATGCACCAGGAGGAATTGTCAATTTTATTTCGAAAACAGGACAAAATGAATTTCAGGGAAGAGCTAAACTCACTGTAGGAGATTATGGATTGTTTCGTACCGATCTTAATTTAGGAGGTGCATTGGTAAAAGATAAATTGTTTTTTAATGTTGGAGGGTTTTATAGAGCCGATGACGGAATAAGAAAAACGGGTTTTACTGCAAACAAAGGAGGACAAGTAAAAATGAACCTTACCTATAAGTTTGATGACGGAGGTTATTTGAGATTAAATTACAAAAAACTAGATGACAGAAATACGTTCTATTTACCAATTCCATTAAAAAGCAATAACGGAAAAGTAGAAGGTGTAGCTGGATTTAATCCAAATTATGGAACGTTGACTTCAGCAAATTTTTCACATTTAAGTGTACCCCAATATGGAGGAGGAACTTTTAAAGCTGATTTAGAAGATGGAGTTCATCCAGTTGTAGACGCTATTGGAGCGGAATTTAAAAAGAAAATAGCCGACAAAGTCACTTTAAAAAATGCATTCAGAAATACTAAAATCGATTTGAATTATAATGCGATTTATAGTAGTGGAGGGCCTTGGACACAGGATGGTTATGCAACAGATGTACAAAAATTAGCTTCAGCAAATACGGGAGATTTAAGTTATACATACGTAGATAATAATACAGCATTAGATCCAAATGCATTAATAATGAGAGCAGATCATTGGTATATTCACAAACAAATGGAAAATTTCGCCAATAACCTGTCTTTTAATTTCGATTTAAAACCTGTTAATCTTACAGTTGGATATTATTATTCAAATTGGAAATCTAAGCAATACTGGAACTGGAGTAATTACCTAGTAGATGTTACTGATAACCCAAGATTGGTAAATGTAAATAATACTGCAAGCGGAATTGCGCATACCTGGAACGGAATTGAAAGAATTACTTGGCTTGAAAGAGATGCAGAAACAAAAGGAAAATTAAATGATTTTTATGTTGATGCCGAAATTCAAGCTACAGAGAACCTAACATTTAATGCTGGCGTGAGATACGATAAAAATGTATATTCTGGATATAGAGATAATGCGCGTTTTGGAGCCGAAAACCTAGGAGTTTTGGATAATAATACAGCAGATGATGCAGTAACTACAATACAAGGCAATCCATATACGTATTGGAGATATGATGTGGGTGAACTCTCTTATACAGCAGCAGGGAATTATAAGTTTAACGAAAACATGGCTTCTTATATAAGATACAGCCACGGTTTTAGATCACCAATCGAAGAGTCATTTTATGACAATGCCAAAGATTTGAGCAAACTAGAAAATACTTTTGTAAATCAATTAGAGTTGGGGTATAAATATGCGAATTCATTCCTTTCGGTAAACGCCAATTTATTTCATATGAATTTAAAAAACGTTGCCTTTACAGATATATTGGCTGACGGAACATCTGAAAATAAATTTGCTGATGTAAACAATTTAGGGTTAGAAGTAGAAACTAATCTAAGATATAGTATTGCTAGGTTGAATTTTAATTTTACAGTTCAAAATCCAGAATATGATAATTTTACTGGTAAAAATGCGGATGGAAGTACATTTAACTTTAACGGAAACACAGCTCGTAGAATCCCTAAATTTTTCTGTGTTATCAGACCAGAAGTAGATATAACTAAAAGATTATCAGGATATGTTCAGTATTCTTATTTTGATAAAAAATATACAAATCAGGATAACAAACAAGTTTTACCAGCCTTTAAAGAAGTTGGAGCTGGTTTAAGCTACACTGTTAATAATTTACGATTTGCTGTAGATGGAACTAATTTGTTCAATGAGATTGGTTTAACAGAAGGTAATCCTAGACAATCAACATCAGATACAGATGTGTTTTTGGCAAGACCGATTTTAGGACGCGCTTTCAGATTTTCTGTAGCAATTAACTTTTAG